The nucleotide sequence TCGAATTCTTTATTTGCGATATCCATAAACGTTGCTATTCTCTATTTCTATCCAGGAAGGCAATTTTCTCCTattatcattgtttttgttttcttttttataaacaaCTTGAATTCTATTGCATGAAAGGGCTACAAATATACATTTGTTAACCAAGCAGAATACAGATATTTTGCTTTACAACTTGCACCTAAGATACCAGTACATGTCGCTGGTTGGTTGTTGTCATAGCAATTTGAGGCTATTTGCTCAAGCTATGCATAGCAGTTTACATTTCAAAACTTAtgtataaagggcaattgtgatAGACTGTTAATTATGTTCCTGTGAAGCCCACTTCAATTACAAGTAAAAATGTTAACTCCGGAGACTGCAGATTTCCGATGGTCAAGCATCCTAATCTGAAGCAATTGTCCTAAACAAGTTTTTTTTACAAATTGTTTTGCAGATATACTGCCATTCTGCCAGTAGATGGTGCTACAAAGGTTGAGGGGAAGGATTTCCATGAGGACAACAGTTCAGGTATAGGGGGAAAGACGTTTAAACCTGCTCTGAAAATACAAAAAATGCATTTAGCTCAAGGGTAAAATATAACCCTCATTTGCAACTATTCATTACAGACAAACCAGTAAGAGGGCTGAAAGTAGGCCATCTGAAAATTTTTAAACAGTTTATATGAATGAAAACACATGCTTAACACAAACTATTTGAGAACTACACAGTACATACTTTGAAGTAAAGTCTCATAGAAATAAGTGACCACCCATGTCAAGATGACAAGCAAAACGCTTGGTACAAGAGATGGATGCACAGAAAACTTAAAAGGGATTTAGAAAAGCCACATCCACCACTTCAAAAGTTTTGCCTATTAGGGATAAAATTCAACAGCCACTAACAgggcaataaagaaaaaatagagaGAAAACCCCACAGGACGTCTTTAAAgtctaagtacacatcaagaattAACACAGAAAATCTTCAACTAAAATTCCTTGAAACGGTACGGAATGGGTCCTAGAAAAAAAAGGTTAGACTTGTCCGGTCAAAcacaatgatttattaaaaataaaacgtaaaaatgatttttttgtacaTATGCTTCCAAATTTCAGGCATGGGATCCAAATAGATTTCGTAGAAAACGCTGTAGAGCCAGGTGTATCAAGTCCTTACAACAAAGTaactaccccccaccccagcccacccccaccccgcccaggtTTTGCTACAGAATCAGCAAGTTCacgccctccccccccaaaaaaaaccacaaatcAAAACAAGACATTTTGCTAGTATAAAAACGACCAAGGTCcaagtaataataaaaaaatagagtCCATCAATGACTGTAACACAAAAATGTGTAAGTGGGGCCGAGTCCACCTTCGGAGGGGTGGCAGGCAGAGGGGGCGACACCccccaggggaagccagcccgggCGGCTCCCTCAAGGGCAAACTGGGAAAGGCGGTGGGAGAGGCAAGGAGGGACTGGAGAACTGACCCCACTTGGGGCGTTGAAAGATCTACCCCCAATGGCCACTCGCAggcattttctccttttccccttaGAAGGAACTGCCGCCatagccgcccccgccgccataGCCGCCTCTGTAAGGTCCACTGTTACTGCGGCCGCCCCAGCTGCTGCCGcctcccccgccgccgccgccgctcttCATGGGCCCGTACGACGACTGGTGCTGGCTGTAGCTGCCGAAGCCGCCGAAACCGTTACCGTAGTCGCTGCCGCCGTACgaagagccgccgccgccgcccccgtaGGCGTtgtagccgccgccgccgccgccgtagCCCCCGTAGCTGTTgtaaccgccgccgccgcccttgGAGAGGCCGTTCTGGTCTCGGCCGCCGCCGCGACCCCGGCCGCCCCGGCCGCCCCGCGAGGAccgcgcgccgccgccgccgcccgagtGGATATCCTCCTTGGGGACGGCCTTCTTCACCTCCACGCGGTGGCCCTGGATCGGGTGGAACTTGACCACCGCGGCCTTGTCGGCCGCGTCGTGGTTCTGGAAATACACGAAGCCGAAGCCGCGCTTCTTGCCCGACTGCTTGTCGGCGATGATCTCGGCCTTCTCCACGGTGCCGAACTGCGAGAAGTGCTCGATCAGGTCGCCCTCGGCCACGTCTCCCTTCAGGCCTCCGACAAAGAGCTTCTTAACCTTGGCGTGGGCGCCGGGCCGCGCCGAATCCTCCCGGGACACCGCCCGCTTCAGCTCCACCGTGTTGCCGTCCACGGCGTGCGGCGAGGCGGCCATGGCGGCGTCGGCCTCCTCCACATTGGAGTAGGTCACGAAGCCGAAGCAGCGGGAGCGCTTGGTCTGGGGGTTCACCACCACCACGCAGTCCGTCAGAGTCCCGAAGGCCTCAAAGTGGCCGCGCAGGCCCGACTCACTCGTCTGCACGTTGAGCCCGCCGATGAACAGCTTGCACAGCTGAGAATTCTCCATCTCCGCGGCCCGGGCCTTCCCCACGCCCTGCGAGCTCCGCGGTGTAGCCGTTACCGAAGGCTGCGGCCTCTTCACGGCTTAGGCCCAGCCGTTGCTGGAGCCGCGCCCGCCGGTCACCGCCGGGGAAGGgaagaagggaaggggagggaaggaaggaagaaaggaagggggagggaaggggagaggttCCGGCTAGAGGGCGAGCTGCGGAGACTGGAAGACAACCAAGGCAGCCGCTACCGTCGCCGCCGCCACCTCCGCTCCCCTATCAGGGCACCACACAAAGAGGCCGCTGAACGCGCGCGCACCCTCCCGGAGGCGTGCGTCACCGCCGACGTACGGCAGCCTAAGGCTGCCCGCCAATCCCCGCCTGGCTCTTGTTAGTCCCGCCTCCCGCGCCGCAGCGCCGCTCTCGACCGGAGGCTCCCCGCCCTCCGCGGTCTATTCAAGCATTGGCTTAGCAGCAACCGCCGCCGCCCCTACGGCCCCGCTTCCACCCCCCGGTGCCCGAGCGCTCCCTCCCGAGGAGTCCTCCCTGCCCTCTGCGCGCTCCCGCAGCACGTTTCCTCCCCACCCTGCGGCTGTTCCCAGcggctctccccctcccccttcctggaGCTCCTCGCCCAACTCCGCAGTGGCGTTCGCGCCAGCCCCTTGAGAGACGTGGCGCTTCAGCCAATCACAGCGGTCTCGCGCCCACTTCCGTTTTCGGGAGCCGCTGAACGGGCGCGCTCCCCGGTGCGCGCTGGCCCCGGCGCCCCTTCGGAGCTGAGCCTGCGTCCCACCCGTACGCTTCCTCCCGCCCGGCCCTGAGCGGGGAgcgagccgagccgagccgcGCCGCACCGCGCTGGGGGCCGTTCCCAACGGAtgcggcctggggcgccacgcGCGGGCTTTTTGAAAACTTGACTGTTGGGGCCGGGGGCCTGGGTTTACCCGCCGCGTCTCGGCCCTGGCGCTCCCCCTGTGTCCGCGCCCCTTCCCTCTTCCACGcaaagatggagggtggaggcctaGGCTGGAAGGCAGTTATTAACCGTTTACGGGGGCCTGTCGCGCGGTTAAACTAAGCGCCGACACGTGGCCCTGCGCTAAGCTAGCCCGAGGCAAGGGGGAAGAGCGCTAAAAGCTAGGCCCTCCGACCAAGTCGAGGTGTGTGCCTCACTTCCACGTAGATGTCTAATTTTATACGTTTTCTATTATCGGCTCAATTTAAAATGTTGGCTTTTAAAAGTGCTTCATATCACGAGCCTAGGTTATTACCCTACATGTATATCAGGAACCTCTCAAATTGCCTTGACGATATTCACTTAGATGACAATGCAAGAAAATTACAACAGCTTTATTTACCAAGCAAGATAGATGAGTGGGACATGACACTAAGTGACAAAACCAAGTTCATTGccgtcgagtcgattccaactcttatTCCACAGAACAGCTTCTATGGATTTCGGAGaccattggagtagaaaacctcatttttctccagggagcagctggtttctaactgctgaactaacagcagcctaacatgtaacccattattgccaccaaggctcctcattaACCGACAAAGAACCCCCTAAAGTGGCAGGCCCTTGGCTTTAATTTTCCATTTTCAAAACTAGCGATAGCCATTTGAATTCTTTACACGTTTATTAATACCAACCAGTCTGCCTCTTGAAAACCCAAGATAATTTGTTTAAGGTCAACTGATTAAGTTTCCTTTACATAACATGACATTCACAGATTCTGGGAATTAGAACATGGGCATCTTGTGGAGTGAGGGgcatttcgtgtgtgtgtgtgtgtgtgtgtgtgtgtgtgtgtgtgtgtgtgtgtgtgtgtgtgttgtgtggagAGTGGGCGGAAGGGTTGGCTGAACTGGGtgatggtttacagagcagatccctTTTCCATTCCCTACACATACACACTTAGTGTCACGCCATTGATTAGAATACGCACAATGTAACAGCACTTATTCTACCTCCAGTTTCcagtcctcctttcctaacccttctgggcTTTGTCTCTGGT is from Tenrec ecaudatus isolate mTenEca1 chromosome 2, mTenEca1.hap1, whole genome shotgun sequence and encodes:
- the HNRNPA0 gene encoding heterogeneous nuclear ribonucleoprotein A0; protein product: MENSQLCKLFIGGLNVQTSESGLRGHFEAFGTLTDCVVVVNPQTKRSRCFGFVTYSNVEEADAAMAASPHAVDGNTVELKRAVSREDSARPGAHAKVKKLFVGGLKGDVAEGDLIEHFSQFGTVEKAEIIADKQSGKKRGFGFVYFQNHDAADKAAVVKFHPIQGHRVEVKKAVPKEDIHSGGGGGARSSRGGRGGRGRGGGRDQNGLSKGGGGGYNSYGGYGGGGGGYNAYGGGGGGSSYGGSDYGNGFGGFGSYSQHQSSYGPMKSGGGGGGGGSSWGGRSNSGPYRGGYGGGGGYGGSSF